One part of the Alistipes onderdonkii genome encodes these proteins:
- a CDS encoding DNA/RNA non-specific endonuclease has product MILTKGLLKLFGRAMVLGALLLVFGRCASSDDTTPANISALFLDTETATLAAKGYATDPRLVLTGPVGTAYTVTVTEGGSWCWTSRRTQATTKSAQLVAASEVIYLYLDKNETGASRRAAVDVVFDGGHEFTLTIDQADYSVPASMDHAWAELPAYVEAPDYRYVTHYAPLSSTVTARNFTICYDTKKRIANWVAYPIHSCYRVGKYERSNAWKYDPEVPEEFQVDLSRGSYNGRPIRGHQCMSYHRYVSYSSLLNEQTFYSTNIMPQDPDFNSGSWGDLEDLTLKYISYPDTLYNVTGTYGVQGYTTDKEGNRVAIPQYCWKVLLRTKSGRTGKRIDQITDASQLAAIGYWAENSSTTTGNIKQYITSVADIEEKTGYKFFTMLDEAIAADVKAQNNPSDWGIN; this is encoded by the coding sequence ATGATTTTGACAAAAGGGTTATTGAAACTTTTCGGACGGGCTATGGTGCTCGGGGCGCTCCTGCTGGTTTTCGGGCGGTGCGCTTCCTCCGACGACACCACCCCGGCGAATATTTCCGCGCTGTTCCTCGATACGGAGACGGCCACGCTCGCGGCCAAAGGCTATGCGACCGACCCTCGGCTCGTGCTGACGGGGCCCGTGGGTACGGCTTATACCGTCACCGTGACCGAAGGCGGCAGTTGGTGCTGGACGTCGCGCAGGACGCAAGCCACGACCAAATCGGCGCAGCTGGTCGCCGCAAGCGAGGTCATTTACCTCTACCTGGACAAAAACGAAACGGGCGCTTCGCGCCGGGCTGCGGTCGATGTCGTTTTCGACGGCGGACACGAATTCACGTTGACGATCGACCAGGCGGACTACTCGGTTCCGGCATCGATGGATCATGCGTGGGCGGAATTGCCCGCCTATGTCGAAGCTCCCGACTACCGTTACGTAACACATTATGCGCCGCTCTCTTCGACCGTGACGGCACGTAACTTTACGATTTGCTACGACACGAAGAAACGTATCGCCAACTGGGTCGCCTATCCGATCCATTCCTGTTACCGGGTTGGAAAATATGAGCGTTCTAATGCATGGAAATACGATCCTGAAGTGCCGGAGGAATTTCAGGTCGATTTGAGCCGCGGTTCATATAATGGGCGGCCTATCCGCGGGCATCAGTGTATGTCCTACCATCGTTATGTCAGCTATTCTTCGCTATTGAATGAGCAGACGTTCTATTCGACCAATATTATGCCTCAGGATCCTGATTTTAATAGCGGGTCGTGGGGGGATTTGGAAGATCTTACCCTGAAATATATTTCATATCCCGATACCTTGTACAATGTTACGGGAACTTATGGGGTACAGGGATATACGACGGATAAAGAGGGGAATCGGGTCGCGATTCCACAGTATTGCTGGAAGGTGCTGCTACGTACCAAAAGCGGCAGGACGGGGAAGCGGATCGACCAGATTACCGATGCATCGCAATTGGCGGCAATCGGTTATTGGGCTGAAAATTCCTCAACCACGACCGGGAATATAAAACAATATATCACGAGCGTTGCCGACATCGAAGAGAAAACGGGTTATAAATTCTTTACGATGCTCGACGAGGCCATTGCCGCCGACGTGAAGGCACAGAACAATCCCTCGGACTGGGGTATAAATTAA
- a CDS encoding nuclease: MKKLLFTGLFAALIVACFAQKPYKVVFYNFENLFDTIRNPEIYDEEFTPEGPKKWNTPKYTKKINNLSRVLFDIAAINKDYPVVIGVSEIENRNVMEDVIATPKLAPANYRIVHYDSPDARGVDVAFYYRPDVFKLEGSAPIPFTMESLPNFRTRDVVTMWGTIDGEPFYFMVAHWPSRLGGKEASAPKRERAAEIMRHAADSVLAINPATKVVMMGDFNDDATDKSITEVLGAEGNIRKLQPGGYYNPFIDMLKAGIGSLAYRDQWNLFDNIVVSENLATGSTGSLKLERAPKGKYYGNIFRVPYLFQQEGQYKGYPLRTFVGNNFQGGYSDHLPVFIYIGK; encoded by the coding sequence ATGAAGAAACTGCTTTTTACCGGGCTTTTCGCAGCGCTGATCGTCGCCTGCTTCGCCCAGAAACCCTACAAGGTCGTTTTCTACAACTTCGAAAACCTCTTCGATACGATCCGCAACCCGGAGATTTACGACGAGGAGTTTACGCCCGAGGGGCCCAAGAAGTGGAATACGCCCAAGTACACCAAAAAGATCAATAACCTTTCGCGCGTGTTGTTTGACATCGCCGCCATCAACAAGGACTACCCGGTGGTGATCGGTGTTTCGGAGATCGAGAACCGCAATGTCATGGAGGACGTGATCGCTACGCCCAAACTCGCCCCGGCCAATTACCGCATCGTGCACTACGATTCGCCCGATGCCCGCGGCGTGGACGTGGCGTTCTACTACCGTCCCGACGTGTTCAAGCTCGAGGGCAGCGCCCCGATTCCGTTTACGATGGAGAGCCTGCCGAATTTCCGCACGCGCGACGTGGTGACGATGTGGGGGACGATCGACGGGGAACCGTTCTATTTCATGGTGGCCCACTGGCCTTCGCGCCTGGGCGGCAAGGAGGCTTCGGCACCCAAGCGCGAGCGCGCCGCCGAGATCATGCGCCATGCCGCCGACTCGGTGCTGGCGATCAACCCCGCGACCAAGGTCGTGATGATGGGTGACTTCAACGACGACGCCACCGACAAGAGTATCACCGAGGTGCTCGGCGCCGAAGGCAACATCCGCAAGCTCCAACCGGGCGGATACTACAATCCCTTTATCGACATGCTGAAGGCGGGCATCGGTTCGCTTGCCTACCGCGACCAGTGGAACCTGTTCGACAATATCGTCGTGTCGGAGAACCTCGCTACCGGCTCGACGGGTTCGCTCAAGCTGGAGCGTGCCCCCAAGGGGAAATATTACGGCAATATTTTCCGTGTCCCCTATCTGTTCCAGCAGGAAGGCCAGTACAAGGGCTACCCGCTGCGTACGTTCGTGGGCAACAATTTCCAGGGGGGATACAGCGACCACCTTCCCGTATTCATTTACATCGGTAAATAA
- a CDS encoding TonB-dependent receptor, whose product MKIRALLVILLTLACAGAYAQDGGVKGKVVSRDGRVALSNVKVVVEPLGVTVMTDNHGNFNIDQLPKGEYQLKFEAPEFENLDLAVRVDKMVKNLNSVVMSPDVQYVIDDAVFAEFDSDTAADGQSLPSSLSSSKDVFNNIASYKFSEMRFNVRGYDSQYSSIYLNGIRFNDAMTGYGPWSLWSGLNDATRNQENTAGLRSSGYGIDGIGGTTNVNARASQMRKGFRASVVNGNSMYRFRAMVSYASGLLDNGWSYAFSFSTRQGGNSYVDGVYYNAYGYFASVEKRFGGDRHNLALTILGAPTERGAQQASTQEAYDLLSNNYYNPNVGKQDGKLRNSRVRDYHEPIVMLNYGFDISSNTKLAAAASFRFGKNGYSALTWTDGPDPRPDYYRYLPSFYTNRILQLSEGIESSDLGTYNDLALRSMREWITDPSKSLMDYDNMFRMNYNRNKSGASGIYMIEERHTDQRDFNFAANIAHTFRNQSVLRGGLTARINRTEYYDQVKDLLGADYWLDVDKFALRDNGNYNPLLSQNDLDYYLKHGEARRVGEGDKFSYDYYANLRQAQVWAQYYASFGGFTMSLGGEVGYTAMWRDGRLRKGLFANNSLGKSKTLDYLTYKLKGEFSYRFSGAHAIDANVAYMVNPPQFRDAFVSARTRNTTTPGLDSEKVLGVDLSYNLNLPWITARVSGYYTSVADQSKVISYYDDTQSSFTNFAMSGIDKRYYGLEVGVVVPIWGGISFNGALSLGDYRYTSDANFTQTRDNSEEVLRGDKVLWDDLYVESTPQTALNLGLSYRGPRNWFASVDFNYYDRIYLSMNPARRTRAAYATVLRPDEAAQLPGAVKYTALMNLREQEKFDSAYTLNLSVGKNWYIHRIYQLGFSLEVKNILNDQTIRTGGYEQMRLSRRTYVNKEGAAAQPIQYYVPFDSKYFYLLGTTYYLNVYFRF is encoded by the coding sequence ATGAAGATCAGAGCTTTACTTGTTATCCTGCTCACGCTGGCCTGTGCCGGGGCGTATGCCCAGGACGGGGGCGTCAAAGGCAAGGTCGTCTCGCGTGACGGCCGTGTCGCACTGAGCAATGTCAAGGTGGTCGTCGAACCGCTCGGCGTCACCGTCATGACCGACAACCACGGTAATTTCAATATCGACCAGTTGCCCAAAGGGGAATACCAGTTGAAATTCGAAGCCCCCGAGTTCGAGAACCTCGACCTGGCGGTTCGTGTCGACAAGATGGTCAAGAACCTCAATTCGGTGGTGATGTCCCCCGATGTGCAGTATGTCATCGACGACGCCGTGTTCGCGGAGTTCGACTCCGATACGGCGGCCGACGGGCAGTCGCTGCCTTCGTCGCTTTCGTCGTCGAAGGATGTCTTCAACAACATCGCCTCGTATAAATTCAGCGAGATGCGTTTCAACGTGCGCGGTTACGATTCGCAGTATTCGAGCATCTACCTGAACGGCATCCGGTTCAACGACGCCATGACGGGCTATGGCCCCTGGTCGTTGTGGAGCGGCCTGAACGACGCCACGCGTAACCAGGAGAATACCGCCGGGCTGCGCTCGTCGGGCTACGGCATCGACGGCATCGGCGGCACGACCAATGTCAATGCGCGCGCTTCGCAGATGCGCAAGGGCTTCCGTGCCAGCGTCGTGAACGGCAACTCGATGTACCGCTTCCGCGCGATGGTTTCCTACGCTTCGGGCCTGCTCGACAACGGATGGTCGTACGCCTTCTCGTTCTCGACCCGCCAGGGCGGCAACTCTTATGTCGACGGGGTGTACTACAATGCCTACGGTTACTTCGCATCGGTCGAAAAGCGTTTCGGCGGCGATCGCCACAACCTGGCGCTGACCATCCTGGGCGCACCGACCGAGCGCGGAGCGCAGCAGGCGTCGACGCAGGAAGCCTACGACCTGTTGAGTAACAACTATTACAACCCCAATGTGGGCAAGCAGGACGGCAAGCTGCGCAACTCGCGCGTGCGCGATTACCACGAGCCGATCGTGATGCTCAACTACGGGTTCGACATTTCGTCGAATACCAAACTTGCCGCCGCGGCTTCGTTCCGCTTCGGCAAGAACGGCTATTCGGCCCTGACGTGGACGGATGGCCCCGACCCGCGCCCCGACTACTACCGTTACCTGCCCAGCTTCTACACGAACCGTATCCTCCAGTTGTCCGAGGGCATCGAGAGTTCGGATCTGGGGACGTACAACGACCTTGCGCTGCGTTCGATGCGCGAGTGGATCACCGACCCCAGCAAGAGCCTGATGGATTACGACAACATGTTCCGCATGAACTACAACCGCAACAAGTCCGGGGCTTCGGGCATCTACATGATCGAAGAACGCCATACCGACCAGCGCGATTTCAACTTCGCGGCCAACATCGCCCATACGTTCCGCAACCAGTCCGTGCTGCGCGGAGGCCTGACGGCGCGTATCAACCGCACGGAGTACTACGACCAGGTGAAAGACCTGCTCGGCGCCGACTACTGGCTCGACGTGGATAAGTTCGCCCTGCGCGACAACGGCAACTACAACCCGCTGCTTTCGCAGAACGACCTGGATTATTACCTCAAGCACGGCGAGGCCCGCCGCGTCGGGGAAGGCGACAAGTTCAGCTACGATTACTACGCCAACCTGCGCCAGGCACAGGTCTGGGCGCAGTATTACGCCTCGTTCGGCGGTTTCACGATGAGCCTCGGCGGCGAGGTCGGCTATACGGCCATGTGGCGCGACGGCCGGCTGCGCAAGGGACTCTTCGCGAACAACTCGCTCGGTAAATCGAAGACGCTCGACTACCTGACCTACAAGCTCAAGGGCGAGTTCTCGTACCGTTTCTCGGGTGCGCATGCCATCGACGCCAATGTGGCCTACATGGTCAATCCCCCGCAGTTCCGCGACGCTTTCGTTTCGGCGCGTACCCGCAATACGACTACGCCGGGCCTCGATTCCGAGAAGGTACTCGGCGTCGACCTGTCGTACAACCTCAACCTGCCGTGGATCACGGCGCGCGTTTCGGGTTACTATACCTCGGTCGCCGACCAGTCGAAGGTCATCTCGTACTATGACGATACGCAGTCGTCGTTCACCAACTTCGCCATGAGCGGCATCGACAAGCGTTACTACGGCCTCGAAGTGGGCGTCGTGGTTCCCATCTGGGGCGGCATCTCGTTCAACGGCGCCCTGAGCCTGGGCGACTACCGCTATACGTCGGACGCCAACTTCACACAGACGCGCGACAACAGCGAGGAGGTGCTCCGCGGCGACAAGGTGCTCTGGGACGACCTCTACGTCGAAAGCACGCCCCAGACGGCGCTCAACCTCGGCCTGAGCTACCGCGGCCCGCGCAACTGGTTCGCCTCGGTCGATTTCAACTATTACGACCGTATCTACCTCTCGATGAACCCCGCGCGCCGTACCCGTGCCGCTTATGCCACGGTACTGCGCCCCGACGAGGCGGCACAGCTCCCCGGCGCCGTGAAATACACGGCGCTGATGAACCTGCGCGAGCAGGAGAAATTCGACTCGGCCTATACGCTCAACCTGAGCGTCGGCAAGAACTGGTACATCCACCGCATCTACCAGCTGGGCTTCAGCCTCGAGGTGAAGAATATCCTCAACGATCAGACGATCCGTACGGGCGGTTACGAACAGATGCGCCTTTCGCGCCGTACCTATGTGAACAAGGAGGGTGCGGCCGCCCAGCCGATCCAGTATTACGTGCCGTTCGATTCGAAGTACTTTTACCTGCTGGGGACGACCTATTACCTGAATGTATATTTCCGCTTCTAA
- a CDS encoding DUF5689 domain-containing protein, whose amino-acid sequence MKKIFQLCAVLAVMFAVTGCYNDFDAPKPAKVYTDEDFAGMKHISIADVKQMFLDEHKSLGGTGSNSSWGDTKYVQIGQSPDGLDYYIKGKVQSSDEEGNVYKSLYLVDDSGAIEVKLTTGLYFTYPMGRFDKATGTIPSNWVYVKVSGLYIGNYRMMLSLGEGPTDSYNKVGEHKFYANSNIEDPTEIRKRVFLGGETQLELGKEILEITEANCDDFFGQNGQQYFGRLVILRGVTCRYGTVGSNIYPAWMYTDIRPVMNKVWYRWAFSNAGTNLYGSVLFTYDSTLPSTTNKKGVYTVRTSGYSRFAQYPVVRDGAKGDIMAIFGIYSKDWTYNYGAYQCTVNYFDDIMFDEDAFLTEAEVEQLTPADSWVTPDTSDDEYTE is encoded by the coding sequence ATGAAAAAGATATTTCAGTTATGCGCCGTGCTGGCCGTGATGTTCGCGGTTACGGGGTGCTATAATGATTTCGATGCGCCGAAGCCTGCCAAAGTCTATACCGACGAGGATTTCGCGGGGATGAAGCATATCTCCATCGCCGATGTGAAACAGATGTTCCTCGATGAGCACAAGTCGCTCGGCGGTACGGGCAGCAACTCGAGCTGGGGCGATACGAAGTACGTACAGATCGGCCAGTCGCCCGACGGGCTGGATTACTACATCAAGGGCAAGGTGCAGTCGAGCGACGAGGAGGGCAACGTCTACAAGTCGCTCTACCTGGTGGACGATTCGGGTGCCATCGAGGTGAAGCTCACCACGGGGCTCTATTTTACCTATCCGATGGGGCGTTTCGACAAGGCCACGGGTACGATCCCCTCGAACTGGGTCTATGTCAAGGTCTCGGGCCTCTATATCGGCAACTACCGCATGATGCTGTCGCTGGGCGAGGGGCCTACCGATTCCTACAACAAGGTGGGCGAACATAAATTCTATGCCAACTCGAACATCGAAGACCCGACGGAGATCCGCAAGCGCGTATTCCTCGGCGGGGAGACGCAGCTGGAGCTGGGCAAGGAGATCCTCGAGATCACCGAGGCCAACTGCGACGATTTCTTCGGCCAGAACGGGCAGCAGTATTTCGGGCGCCTGGTGATCCTGCGCGGCGTTACGTGCCGTTACGGGACGGTAGGGTCGAACATCTATCCCGCGTGGATGTATACCGACATCCGCCCGGTGATGAACAAGGTCTGGTATCGGTGGGCGTTCAGCAATGCTGGTACGAACCTCTACGGTTCGGTGCTTTTCACCTATGACAGCACCCTGCCTTCGACGACCAACAAGAAGGGTGTCTATACGGTGCGCACGAGCGGTTATTCGCGTTTCGCCCAGTATCCCGTCGTCCGCGACGGCGCGAAAGGCGATATCATGGCCATCTTCGGCATCTACTCCAAGGACTGGACATACAACTACGGCGCTTACCAGTGCACGGTCAACTATTTCGACGACATCATGTTCGATGAAGACGCCTTCCTGACGGAGGCGGAAGTCGAGCAGCTGACGCCGGCCGACTCGTGGGTTACGCCCGACACGTCGGACGACGAGTATACCGAATAA
- a CDS encoding 3'-5' exonuclease gives MKDFAAIDFETANGRRTSVCSVGVVVVRGGEVVDTLYSLIRPRPNFYSRFTTAIHGLSYEDTAQAPDFAAVWSEIAPRIEGLPLVAHNSPFDEGCLRAVFELYGMPYPGYRFYCTCRASRRTFGSRLPNHQLHTVSAACGFDLANHHHALADAEACARIALKIL, from the coding sequence ATGAAAGATTTTGCAGCCATAGATTTCGAGACGGCCAACGGCCGGCGTACGAGCGTCTGCTCGGTGGGCGTCGTCGTGGTGCGTGGCGGCGAGGTGGTCGACACGCTTTACAGCCTGATCCGCCCGCGTCCTAATTTTTACAGCCGTTTTACCACGGCTATCCACGGCCTCAGCTACGAGGATACGGCCCAGGCGCCCGACTTCGCGGCCGTATGGAGCGAGATTGCACCCCGCATCGAGGGGCTGCCGCTCGTGGCGCACAACTCGCCCTTCGACGAGGGGTGCCTGCGCGCCGTGTTCGAGTTGTACGGGATGCCTTACCCCGGCTACCGGTTCTATTGTACGTGCCGCGCCTCGCGCAGGACGTTCGGCAGCCGCCTGCCCAACCACCAGCTCCATACCGTGTCGGCGGCGTGCGGTTTCGACCTTGCCAACCACCACCATGCCCTGGCCGATGCCGAGGCGTGCGCGCGGATCGCGCTGAAAATCCTGTAA
- a CDS encoding porin: MKKTLLLLLLTCSCAIAAAQERSPLRQTEFISADSLEDEHELLERVRNMPNLEVGKGITFRPKSNWFSLTMRFRMQNMVGLSFDKDFTLTKTDAQVKRLRLRFDGYIYSPKLVYSVQLGFTSYDTEPLPNGNMNIVRDAIVYYVPSPKWNIGFGQTKIKANRARINSSSALQFVDRSIVNSEFNLDRDFGFFGEYNMRGGEGFNLSAKGSVTLGEGRNWGSSSNGGLAYTGRLELYPLGRFKSKGDVMEGDFEGEEQVKILVAGAYSYNHKASRLKGQRGAIMPDDATRNIGSYFADFILKYRGFAFYTDFMGRSCDRPLFDPQSNAFVYSGQGLNIQTSYLFDKKWEVALRNSTLFPEHEVQPFAGYKRWNQTTVGITRYIIGHSLKVQADMSYNHRSESFDPDYNRWEIRFQLELGL, translated from the coding sequence ATGAAAAAGACACTCCTTCTGCTCCTGCTAACGTGCAGCTGCGCAATCGCTGCAGCACAGGAACGCTCGCCGCTGAGGCAAACCGAATTCATCTCCGCCGATTCGCTCGAAGACGAACACGAACTGTTGGAGCGCGTACGCAACATGCCCAACCTCGAAGTCGGCAAGGGCATCACGTTCCGCCCCAAAAGCAACTGGTTCTCGCTGACAATGCGCTTCCGGATGCAGAACATGGTGGGACTCTCGTTCGACAAGGATTTCACGCTCACGAAAACCGATGCGCAGGTCAAGCGCCTGCGCCTGCGCTTCGACGGGTACATCTATTCCCCGAAACTGGTCTATTCGGTTCAGCTGGGATTCACCTCCTACGACACGGAACCGCTGCCCAACGGCAATATGAACATCGTCCGCGACGCAATCGTCTACTACGTCCCGAGTCCCAAGTGGAACATCGGGTTCGGGCAGACCAAAATCAAGGCCAACCGGGCGCGCATTAACTCTTCGAGCGCCCTGCAATTCGTCGACCGCAGCATCGTCAACAGCGAGTTCAACCTCGACCGCGATTTCGGGTTCTTCGGCGAATACAACATGCGCGGGGGCGAGGGCTTCAACCTCTCGGCCAAAGGTTCGGTGACGCTGGGCGAAGGCCGCAACTGGGGCAGTTCGTCCAACGGCGGGCTCGCCTACACGGGACGGCTGGAGCTCTACCCGCTGGGGCGGTTCAAGTCGAAAGGCGACGTGATGGAGGGGGATTTCGAAGGCGAGGAGCAGGTCAAGATACTCGTGGCCGGAGCCTACTCCTACAACCACAAGGCATCGCGCCTGAAAGGCCAGCGCGGCGCCATCATGCCGGACGACGCGACCCGCAACATCGGCTCCTATTTCGCGGATTTCATCCTCAAATACCGGGGCTTCGCATTCTATACCGATTTCATGGGACGCAGCTGCGACCGACCGCTGTTCGACCCCCAGAGCAACGCCTTCGTATACAGCGGGCAGGGGCTCAACATACAGACCAGCTACCTGTTCGACAAGAAATGGGAGGTCGCCCTGCGTAATTCGACGCTCTTCCCCGAGCACGAGGTACAACCCTTTGCGGGGTACAAGCGCTGGAACCAGACGACCGTAGGCATCACCCGTTACATCATCGGCCACAGCCTGAAAGTACAGGCCGACATGTCGTACAACCACCGCAGCGAATCGTTCGACCCCGACTACAACCGCTGGGAAATCCGCTTCCAGCTGGAGCTGGGGCTCTGA
- the tpx gene encoding thiol peroxidase, with product MTTTKFKGTPVHIDGEFIRAGVQAPDFELVRGDLSPLKLSDLKGKRVVLNIFPSLDTGVCATSVRKFNKLASSLPDTVVVAVSKDLPFAQSRFCTTEGIANVVPASDFRAAGFAGAYGVLMADGPLAGLLARAVVVIDKAGKVVYTQLVPEITEEPDYDAAVEAVKAL from the coding sequence ATGACAACGACAAAATTCAAGGGCACGCCCGTGCATATCGACGGCGAATTCATCCGGGCCGGCGTCCAGGCTCCCGATTTCGAATTGGTAAGGGGCGACCTCTCCCCGCTGAAACTCAGCGACCTGAAAGGCAAGCGCGTCGTGCTGAACATATTTCCCAGCCTCGATACGGGCGTCTGTGCGACTTCGGTGCGAAAATTCAATAAGCTGGCATCTTCGCTGCCCGACACGGTCGTCGTGGCCGTGTCGAAAGACCTGCCTTTCGCGCAGTCCCGGTTCTGTACGACCGAGGGCATCGCCAACGTCGTTCCCGCGTCGGATTTCCGTGCTGCGGGTTTTGCCGGCGCCTATGGCGTGCTGATGGCCGACGGCCCGCTGGCCGGGTTGCTCGCCCGTGCCGTGGTGGTGATCGACAAGGCGGGGAAGGTGGTTTACACCCAGCTCGTGCCCGAAATTACCGAGGAACCCGATTACGATGCGGCCGTCGAGGCCGTGAAAGCCTTATAA
- a CDS encoding putative quinol monooxygenase — protein sequence MIRLNVFIRTTDSNREEVVNTARELVAASLKDEGCVAYDLFESTTRNDVLMICETWSDAKALAAHEQASHFTTLVPRLHQLSEMKLEKFVF from the coding sequence ATGATACGATTGAATGTTTTTATCCGTACGACGGATTCCAACCGCGAGGAAGTGGTAAATACGGCCAGGGAACTGGTGGCGGCTTCGCTCAAGGACGAGGGCTGCGTTGCCTATGACCTGTTCGAAAGCACTACGCGCAATGACGTGCTGATGATCTGCGAGACGTGGAGCGACGCCAAGGCGCTGGCTGCGCACGAGCAGGCGTCGCATTTCACGACCCTCGTACCGCGCCTGCACCAGCTCAGCGAGATGAAACTCGAGAAGTTCGTTTTCTGA
- a CDS encoding NEW3 domain-containing protein yields MTMRTNYLLFFAVLLGAFPAAGAHAAADSLSTGVVLYSPYTKIVVSPGASINYSVDLINNGHEIRTENIALGGLPSSWKYDIKSGGWNIEQMAVLPDEKKNFTLTVNVPLKINKGSYKFHLSAGEARLPLTIVVSKQGTYQSEFTTDQPNMQGNSKSNFTFSTTLRNQTADRQLYALMADAPRGWNVVFKPNYKQATSAQVDANASQNISVEVTPAANAEAGTYKIPVRAVTNSTSAELTLEVAITGTFQMEVTTPKGLLSADITAGDTRRIDLEVVNTGSSELKDIQLSSRKLAGWELSFEPSKIASLKAGAAANVTAELKASPKALPGDYVVVMDAKTPEVTADAQFRISVKTPLFWGWVGVLVILAAVGGVYCLFRKYGRR; encoded by the coding sequence ATGACTATGCGAACTAATTATTTGTTGTTCTTTGCAGTTCTTCTGGGAGCCTTTCCCGCGGCCGGGGCACATGCCGCAGCCGATTCCCTCTCGACCGGCGTGGTGCTTTATTCGCCCTATACGAAGATCGTCGTATCGCCGGGAGCTTCCATCAATTACAGCGTCGACCTGATCAACAACGGCCATGAAATCCGAACCGAGAACATTGCGCTCGGCGGCCTTCCTTCCTCCTGGAAATACGACATCAAGTCCGGAGGCTGGAATATCGAGCAGATGGCCGTCCTGCCCGACGAAAAAAAGAATTTCACCCTTACCGTCAACGTCCCGCTGAAGATCAACAAGGGAAGCTATAAGTTCCATCTCTCGGCGGGCGAAGCCCGGTTGCCGCTCACCATCGTGGTCTCCAAACAGGGGACTTACCAGAGCGAATTCACGACCGATCAGCCCAACATGCAGGGCAATTCCAAATCGAATTTCACCTTCAGCACCACACTCCGCAACCAGACCGCCGACCGGCAGCTCTATGCGCTGATGGCCGATGCCCCGCGGGGCTGGAACGTGGTGTTCAAGCCCAACTATAAGCAGGCGACCTCGGCGCAGGTCGATGCGAATGCCAGCCAGAATATCTCCGTCGAAGTTACGCCCGCGGCCAATGCCGAGGCCGGAACCTATAAAATCCCCGTGCGTGCCGTCACCAATTCCACCTCCGCGGAACTGACACTCGAAGTCGCCATCACGGGGACGTTCCAGATGGAGGTGACTACACCCAAGGGGTTGTTGAGCGCCGACATCACGGCGGGCGATACCCGCCGTATCGACCTGGAGGTCGTCAATACCGGATCGTCGGAGCTGAAGGACATTCAGCTCTCCTCGCGCAAACTCGCCGGGTGGGAACTCTCGTTCGAGCCGTCGAAGATCGCGTCGCTGAAGGCCGGGGCTGCGGCCAACGTCACGGCCGAGCTCAAGGCTTCGCCGAAAGCCCTCCCGGGCGATTACGTGGTCGTGATGGATGCCAAGACCCCCGAGGTGACTGCCGATGCGCAGTTCCGGATTTCGGTGAAGACGCCCCTGTTCTGGGGATGGGTCGGCGTGCTTGTCATCCTGGCTGCCGTGGGAGGGGTCTATTGTCTTTTCCGCAAATACGGAAGGAGGTAG
- a CDS encoding ABC transporter ATP-binding protein, with the protein MAEEVIVLTDLTKKYGAFTAVDRICLSVAKGEVFGLLGPNGAGKSTTILMMLGLTEPTSGNVSICGIDATHNPIEVKRRIGYLPEDVGFYDDMTGVENLMYTAALNGIARDEAHSRAVRLMERVGLGEQMEKKAGKYSRGMRQRLGLADVLIKQPQIVILDEPTSGIDPAGVQEFIALIKQLSSEGQLTVLFSSHNLEQVQKVCDRVGLFNRGRLVAQIGLEELRRENRDLADVYNRYFTEGGGQHD; encoded by the coding sequence ATGGCTGAAGAGGTAATCGTATTGACCGACCTGACGAAAAAATACGGTGCTTTCACGGCAGTAGACCGTATTTGCCTGTCGGTGGCGAAGGGGGAGGTCTTCGGTTTGCTCGGGCCCAACGGGGCGGGCAAGTCGACTACCATCCTCATGATGCTCGGACTGACCGAACCGACGTCGGGCAATGTCAGCATCTGCGGGATTGACGCTACGCACAACCCGATCGAGGTGAAGAGGCGTATCGGCTACCTGCCCGAGGATGTCGGCTTCTACGACGACATGACCGGTGTGGAGAACCTGATGTATACGGCCGCGCTGAACGGGATTGCGCGCGACGAGGCGCACAGCAGGGCCGTGCGGCTGATGGAGCGCGTCGGATTGGGCGAACAGATGGAGAAGAAGGCCGGGAAATATTCCCGGGGCATGCGCCAGCGGCTCGGGCTGGCGGACGTGCTTATCAAGCAACCGCAGATCGTCATCCTGGACGAACCTACCTCGGGGATCGACCCCGCCGGGGTGCAGGAGTTCATCGCCCTCATAAAACAGCTCAGCAGCGAAGGGCAACTGACCGTGTTGTTCTCTTCGCACAACCTGGAGCAGGTGCAGAAGGTTTGCGACCGCGTCGGGCTTTTCAACCGGGGGCGGCTCGTGGCACAGATCGGCCTGGAGGAACTGCGGCGCGAAAACCGCGATCTGGCCGATGTCTACAACCGCTATTTTACGGAAGGGGGTGGGCAGCATGACTGA